From Candidatus Omnitrophota bacterium, one genomic window encodes:
- a CDS encoding SPOR domain-containing protein: MIDTEFKNDLFDDAQVKNAVKKTRLLDKYTESRVFSHLTIPVEHVFIAAVSVLILLILAYAIGVERGKHISAREISGKAASGEEALEDMQAGASKDAVAPSESINNFSADILREIEKRANAASEENVPASVDKGPTVPVEETSGAWEEVIVERREEYAVQLASFKDREAGDREMEKLRKQGVDARIVRKGEWFQLCAEGYPDISEAKEAIKKFKLVYKDCYIRKVR; encoded by the coding sequence ATGATCGACACTGAATTTAAAAATGACCTGTTTGACGATGCCCAGGTAAAGAATGCGGTCAAAAAGACACGGCTTCTGGATAAATATACTGAAAGCAGGGTCTTTTCGCATTTGACCATACCAGTGGAACATGTGTTCATCGCCGCAGTGTCGGTCCTAATACTGCTTATTCTGGCGTATGCTATCGGAGTGGAAAGGGGAAAACACATTTCCGCTCGGGAAATATCGGGAAAGGCCGCGTCGGGGGAGGAAGCCCTGGAAGATATGCAGGCCGGGGCGAGTAAGGACGCGGTGGCGCCGTCGGAAAGTATAAATAACTTTTCAGCGGATATATTGCGTGAAATAGAAAAAAGGGCCAACGCTGCCTCGGAAGAGAATGTCCCGGCGTCTGTCGATAAAGGACCTACGGTCCCTGTGGAGGAAACTTCCGGGGCCTGGGAAGAAGTGATCGTGGAAAGGCGTGAGGAATATGCCGTGCAGCTGGCTTCGTTCAAGGATCGCGAGGCGGGCGACCGGGAGATGGAAAAGCTTCGGAAGCAGGGCGTGGATGCCAGGATAGTGCGGAAAGGCGAGTGGTTCCAGCTTTGCGCTGAAGGATATCCGGATATAAGTGAAGCGAAAGAAGCGATAAAGAAATTCAAGTTGGTATATAAGGATTGTTACATAAGGAAGGTCCGTTAA
- a CDS encoding NAD(P)H-hydrate epimerase — MKPVTSEIMAEIDRRAIEDFGIPEEHLMENAGRSVADVIISENSPINRKKIIVFCGKGNNGGDGFVVARHLAELAPRELVVFSPGNEEIRRGPAKKNYSRLSELSGVTIRGIGSVEGITDICGFDIVVDSIFGTGFKGEMKDPYVRAARLMNGAGARVYSVDVPSGLNATTGEAGSDCVKAYRTVTFGLPKEGFYLRSGPGVCGDVSVRDIGFPDELLAPFL; from the coding sequence ATGAAACCCGTAACTTCTGAGATAATGGCTGAGATAGACAGAAGGGCGATAGAGGACTTCGGTATCCCCGAGGAACATCTAATGGAGAATGCCGGTCGTTCTGTCGCGGATGTCATTATTTCAGAGAACTCACCCATAAATCGCAAAAAGATAATCGTATTCTGCGGCAAAGGTAACAACGGCGGCGATGGTTTTGTCGTTGCAAGACACTTGGCCGAACTGGCTCCCCGGGAGCTGGTGGTGTTCTCCCCGGGGAATGAAGAGATACGTAGAGGCCCCGCGAAAAAGAACTATAGTAGATTATCAGAGCTCAGTGGCGTTACTATCCGGGGGATAGGTTCTGTCGAGGGCATTACTGACATATGTGGGTTTGATATCGTGGTCGACTCGATATTCGGCACCGGATTCAAGGGGGAAATGAAAGACCCGTATGTTCGTGCGGCCAGGTTGATGAACGGGGCCGGAGCAAGGGTGTATTCTGTGGACGTCCCGTCCGGATTGAACGCGACCACGGGAGAGGCCGGGTCGGATTGCGTAAAAGCTTACAGGACCGTAACCTTCGGGCTTCCCAAAGAAGGGTTCTATCTAAGGTCCGGTCCGGGAGTATGCGGGGATGTGTCTGTCAGGGATATCGGGTTCCCGGATGAACTTCTGGCCCCGTTCCTTTGA
- a CDS encoding small basic protein, translated as MTQHSSLKGSSSVGAAFRSVLKRYERIKELTNKEKWSEEKDSVFHLPKLKRIKFKVKKTKGPAAEGAEGAAGAAGTAAAPGSAAAKPAEAKDAGKKDAGKKAGGKK; from the coding sequence ATGACACAACATTCAAGTTTAAAAGGCAGTAGCAGCGTAGGCGCGGCTTTTCGTTCAGTGCTGAAACGCTATGAGCGCATCAAGGAACTTACTAACAAAGAAAAATGGAGCGAAGAAAAAGACTCTGTTTTTCATTTGCCGAAGCTCAAAAGGATAAAATTCAAGGTCAAGAAGACCAAAGGTCCTGCCGCGGAAGGGGCGGAAGGCGCCGCGGGTGCTGCTGGTACGGCTGCTGCTCCCGGGTCAGCCGCGGCTAAACCCGCTGAAGCGAAGGATGCCGGGAAGAAGGACGCTGGCAAAAAAGCCGGCGGCAAGAAATAA
- a CDS encoding methionine--tRNA ligase subunit beta codes for MVSFEDFKKLDLRIARVVEVKEHPNADKLYVLSVDTGEETKQIVAGIRASYAVEELVGKSIVVVNNLEPAVIRGESSNGMLLAASSENGPVILAPEKEVMPGAQVR; via the coding sequence ATGGTCAGCTTTGAGGATTTCAAGAAACTGGATCTAAGGATAGCCAGGGTGGTCGAGGTCAAAGAGCACCCCAATGCCGATAAACTTTATGTTCTTAGTGTGGATACCGGGGAAGAGACAAAACAAATAGTTGCCGGTATTCGCGCTTCTTACGCAGTGGAAGAGCTGGTAGGTAAGAGTATAGTAGTCGTGAACAATCTCGAACCGGCCGTAATACGCGGGGAAAGTTCCAACGGTATGCTTCTGGCCGCTAGTTCCGAGAACGGGCCCGTGATATTGGCCCCGGAAAAAGAGGTAATGCCGGGGGCACAGGTACGCTAG